GTTCTATGCCGGATATCGCCTCGGTTCAGGTGATTAGCAAAGAGGCTGGCATGAATGAAATGAAGCAGGAGTTTGGCCAGTATCAGGACATTTTGGAGCAGTATAAGTCGAGTCCGCTGCCGGTGCAGCTGGTGATTAAGGCCAAAGATCCGAGTAAGACGTTGCAGGTGGCCAACGAGGTTCGGCATATGCCGGATATCGATACAGTTCAAGACGGAAAATCGTATGTCAAATCCTTGTTCCGGACGGTGAGCGTCCTGCGCACCATTGGCATTGTGTTTGTCATCGCCCTGCTGGTGACATCCATGTTTCTCATCTCTAACACGATTCGCATGACCATTTTTTCGAGACGCCGCGAAATTGAGATTATGAAACTCGTCGGAGCTGCAAACTGGTTCATTCGCTGGCCGTTTATCGTGGAGGGCATGCTCATCGGGGTGTTTGGTGCGGTCGTTCCGCTTGTGATTTTAGGGTACGGCTATCATGTGGTGTATGACCGAATCCACGATATTCCGCTTATCCTTTCCATCAATCTGGTTTCGAGTGGCGCCTTGATTGCGAAGCTCGCAGTGGTGCTGCTTGGCATTGGCATCCTGCTTGGCGTCTGGGGTGGCGTCATGTCCGTAAGGAAATTCCTTCGCGTTTAATTCGTATCACGGTGCCGAGCTGACAGGAATTTGCACGTACGCGCGCGAATTCA
Above is a genomic segment from Alicyclobacillus acidoterrestris containing:
- the ftsX gene encoding permease-like cell division protein FtsX; amino-acid sequence: MDMMSKILRHLREGFRNVLRNGWMTFASVSAVTVTLAVLGLTLILAMNAQQMSKYVTNQVQVQAYMHPSASEQAGEQLAQKLRSMPDIASVQVISKEAGMNEMKQEFGQYQDILEQYKSSPLPVQLVIKAKDPSKTLQVANEVRHMPDIDTVQDGKSYVKSLFRTVSVLRTIGIVFVIALLVTSMFLISNTIRMTIFSRRREIEIMKLVGAANWFIRWPFIVEGMLIGVFGAVVPLVILGYGYHVVYDRIHDIPLILSINLVSSGALIAKLAVVLLGIGILLGVWGGVMSVRKFLRV